The following coding sequences are from one Prochlorococcus marinus CUG1438 window:
- a CDS encoding DUF2232 domain-containing protein produces MKITTKNEALNIVETSYLASLSSLLWVALYYLPVGGALLRLILPLPIILLQMRRGTKTALEGILIQFLLLFIIMGPVRGTLFLFPYGILAFWLGWCWFKEKSWKLSFTIGVIIGTLGFFLRVIALSILVGDNLWVLITRASYGLIEKFIGLLNLPFSPSILSIQFGAILLIIFQEIVYVLTVHVVAYSLFPRFKLTIPDPPRLINVLVDFNN; encoded by the coding sequence ATGAAAATAACAACTAAAAATGAAGCATTAAATATTGTCGAGACATCATATTTAGCATCTCTTTCGTCTTTATTATGGGTAGCACTATATTATCTGCCAGTTGGAGGGGCTTTATTGAGGTTGATTTTACCCCTTCCAATTATCCTATTGCAGATGAGAAGAGGAACTAAAACTGCATTGGAAGGAATCCTAATACAATTTCTACTTTTATTCATAATTATGGGTCCTGTTAGAGGAACTTTATTTTTATTTCCTTATGGGATTTTGGCTTTCTGGCTGGGCTGGTGTTGGTTTAAAGAAAAGAGTTGGAAACTAAGTTTTACCATTGGAGTCATTATTGGAACCCTCGGCTTCTTTCTACGAGTAATAGCATTATCAATTCTAGTTGGGGATAATCTTTGGGTCTTAATTACTAGAGCAAGTTATGGTCTAATTGAAAAGTTCATTGGATTATTAAATTTACCTTTTTCTCCATCAATTTTAAGTATTCAATTTGGTGCAATTTTATTAATAATTTTTCAAGAAATAGTTTATGTTTTAACGGTACATGTAGTTGCCTATTCTCTTTTCCCAAGATTTAAATTAACTATCCCAGATCCTCCAAGATTAATAAATGTCTTAGTAGATTTTAATAATTGA